One genomic window of Tenacibaculum tangerinum includes the following:
- a CDS encoding mechanosensitive ion channel family protein gives MGIQLKNTTTTVIKRVLAIGLFLMSIYINAQVEATEINESPYHVIKGHAYYLELDNYKPSIAAKAIPKSFKNPEELAIKLKKVLDGLGVNSSRLNAPKQNNYLDTISSAHVYYLYGMEKSIYVEKIKGKWYYSKETIEKLPELYDSIYILDINFKEYFHQDFWYKKFFSIRVIQWFGLLVLLLVSFLVYYLARSIYFSILSKYLRKKYDLMPNVKEQLKRSSLIFGALMGATFFNSLLPQIQLPVTWNALLLRSVGIGSIFLMVALINKIIDVIVAYLEERTHGSRDNQVIPVIRKLLKFVVWILGLVYVLQYLNIDVFTILTGLSIGGLALALAAQDTVKNLIGSVMIILDNPFRVDDWIEFDGVEGVVEEIGVRSTRIRTFEDSVVSVPNSILADNKVNNIGLRKYRRFKTKINLKNKISIDKISEFIDKIKTIIEEHPAVVDNRYEVGMEDMNNGQPTIMFYCFFDVSSYDLELRSRQEILTEIMVFAEEKGIEFGVPTSEINLNTKNAH, from the coding sequence ATGGGAATTCAATTAAAAAACACTACCACAACAGTGATAAAAAGAGTACTAGCCATAGGTCTTTTTTTAATGTCAATATACATCAATGCGCAAGTTGAAGCTACTGAAATTAACGAATCTCCTTACCATGTTATTAAAGGGCATGCTTATTACCTAGAACTAGATAATTATAAACCCAGCATAGCGGCAAAAGCAATACCAAAATCATTTAAAAACCCTGAAGAATTAGCGATTAAACTAAAAAAAGTGTTAGACGGCTTAGGTGTGAATTCTAGTCGTTTAAACGCTCCTAAACAAAACAATTATTTAGATACGATATCTAGCGCACACGTATATTATCTATACGGAATGGAAAAAAGTATATATGTTGAAAAAATTAAAGGAAAATGGTATTATTCCAAAGAAACTATAGAAAAATTACCAGAACTCTACGACAGCATTTATATTTTAGATATTAATTTTAAAGAATATTTCCATCAAGATTTTTGGTACAAGAAATTTTTTAGCATAAGAGTAATACAGTGGTTTGGGCTTTTAGTACTTCTCTTAGTTTCCTTCCTTGTATATTATTTAGCCAGAAGCATTTATTTTTCGATTCTTTCTAAATATCTGAGGAAAAAATATGACCTTATGCCCAATGTAAAAGAGCAACTAAAGAGGTCGTCGTTAATTTTCGGAGCGTTGATGGGGGCAACTTTTTTTAATTCGCTGCTACCACAAATTCAGCTTCCAGTAACGTGGAATGCTTTATTACTTCGCTCTGTAGGTATTGGTTCTATTTTTTTAATGGTAGCCCTAATCAATAAAATTATTGATGTAATTGTAGCGTACTTAGAAGAAAGAACTCATGGAAGTAGAGATAATCAAGTAATACCTGTAATACGAAAATTACTAAAGTTTGTCGTTTGGATACTCGGTTTGGTATATGTATTACAATATTTAAATATTGACGTATTTACCATTTTAACAGGCTTGTCTATTGGCGGACTAGCATTAGCACTCGCAGCGCAAGACACAGTAAAAAACCTCATCGGTTCGGTTATGATAATTTTAGACAATCCTTTTAGAGTAGATGACTGGATTGAATTTGATGGCGTTGAAGGAGTGGTGGAAGAAATTGGAGTCCGCTCAACAAGAATTCGCACCTTCGAAGATTCTGTAGTTTCCGTACCCAATAGTATTTTGGCAGATAATAAGGTAAACAACATAGGGTTAAGAAAGTACCGACGCTTTAAAACAAAAATAAATTTAAAAAATAAAATATCTATAGATAAGATAAGTGAGTTTATTGATAAGATAAAAACGATTATTGAAGAGCATCCAGCGGTAGTCGACAACAGATATGAAGTAGGTATGGAAGACATGAACAATGGACAGCCTACCATTATGTTTTATTGTTTTTTTGATGTAAGTTCTTACGATTTAGAACTCAGGTCTAGGCAAGAAATTTTAACAGAAATTATGGTTTTTGCAGAAGAAAAAGGAATTGAGTTTGGAGTACC